Below is a genomic region from Triticum dicoccoides isolate Atlit2015 ecotype Zavitan chromosome 5A, WEW_v2.0, whole genome shotgun sequence.
agGGGGGAACATCCGCTTGGCCGGCGGAGGCGATTCCTCTGTGTTCATGTCGATTCCAAGATCCTCCACCCGTGGAGCTTGATTTCTCTCCCCTTTCTCTTCAATTTCTCGCATCCTTTGGTTGGTTGATCTCATAATTCTCTCTCCCGCACGTAGTTTTTTCCATTTCTGGTTGTGTGGCTTCCAGATCTAGGGTCTGTTGCTGATGTGATTTTGTTTCGGTTCGTGTTAGGTGTCTATCGTGATCCCGGGTCGTGCTGTTGTAGATTCGTGGTAGGTGCTTGTAGTTTTAGCGGTTTGTTCTGCTTCATGCTATGCGTAGTCCGCCATTGTTCCTCGTTGCTCATGTTGGATCCCCTCTTGTGTAGGCGCTTTTGTGGCATGCGTGTGTTCTTTTTGTGGTTCAGTTAGATGTATGGATGAGATATAAGTTTTGAGATGGGTGTTTTTGTGGTTAGGGGTTGGTGATTTGCGTTGGTAAATGGTCTCTTTGTTCGCTGGTAGATTGGTGTTCCTTCTCTGGCCGTGTTGGTTTTAGTCTTTTAGAGTTGTAGGTGTTGTCATCCATGGCCTCTGCCGCATGCAATGCACATGCCCCTTGGCTTCTGAGTGCATAGATGGCTCTCGGTGTATGCTATTTACCCAGCACATCAGTGCTCTGTTTTTGGTGTTTCATTTTTGTGTTCTAGCCCTGTATTGGCTTCTAAGTGCTTTTCTCTGTATTTTTGTGTGCTTTTGTAGTGTAATCCCAATAAGCTTCTCCTTGTTAGTGCCCCTGGGTGATTGAACTGTATTTTTTGCGCCTAATTTGTAGTGTAATGTTCATGTTTTAACTCTGTAATTTATCGGTTTAGTTTAATGGGTAAGCTTCGGAAAGTCTCTCACCAGGATGTTTCGTTAGTATCATCTTTCGAGTGTGCAGATTCTATTGGTAAACCATTCGTGCCTAATGACTTTGTGGAAGATGGATCGTGTCCAATGTCTACAgtagttatttttctctttttttttctatttttcaggAACTTTCTGGTGATGAAGGATCCTTTGACAAAGCTCTTTTCAAGTTTTATCTTCATCAAGTTcgttatcttttttttctttttctttttcttctgcatGCTGTTTATGTTTTATCTAAAGTTTTTCATGGCAATTTTTATTGACACGATGATGTCAAATTTAGTTTGCAAGTCCAGCAATTNNNNNNNNNNNNNNNNNNNNNNNNNNNNNNNNNNNNNNNNNNNNNNNNNNNNNNNNNNNNNNNNNNNNNNNNNNNNNNNNNNNNNNNNNNNNNNNNNNNNNNNNNNNNNNNNNNNNNNNNNNNNNNNNNNNNNNNNNNNNNNNNNNNNNNNNNNNNNNNNNNNNNNNNNNNNNNNNNNNNNNNNNNNNNNNNNNNNNNNNNNNNNNNNNNNNNNNNNNNNNNNNNNNNNNNNNNNNNNNNNNNNNNNNNNNNNNNNNNNNNNNNNNNNNNNNNNNNNNNNNNNNNNNNNNNNNNNNNNNNNNNNNNNNNNNNNNNNNNNNNNNNNNNNNNNNNNNNNNNNNNNNNNNNNNNNNNNNNNNNNNNNNNNNNNNNNNNNNNNNNNNNNNNNNNNNNNNNNNNNNNNNNNNNNNNNNNNNNNNNNNNNNNNNNNNNNNNNNNNNNNNNNNNNNNNNNNNNNNNNNNNNNNNNNNNNNNNNNNNNNNNNNNNNNNNNNNNNNNNNNNNNNNNNNNNNNNNNNNNNNNNNNNNNNNNNNNNNNNNNNNNNNNNNNNNNNNNNNNCCAGCAATTTtctggcaaaaaaaaaaaagaaaaagaactcaCGCGGATTTGGCATACTCGTCAATTAAACATGCAATCCTTGACAaaaaaatttgccatgaaaaacattcgacTTGCTATGCCTAAAAATCTGACGGTCGCTGGATATTCGGGTCCTAAGATTAATCATCTTGTAGTATATTTCTATGTGGCAATGTTTTGGGAGACACAAGAAATCGAAATGTGGCAATGTTTTGGGAGACATAAGGAATTAGTATGTTTCcaacaaaaggaaagaaaaaaaaacctcCCCTGCATTTTAGGGGAAGCAGCTAGCGATCCGCCACCAGCACCGAACAACGGAAAAAaattatgagaccaggtctcacggttagcaggtgagacccgtcctgatgaatgacacgtggcattcacaaatcacaaagcatctaatctctctcCCCCTGATTTTAAGTAGGGGGTGGAAaatactttgtgatttgtgaatgctacATGTCATTCATCAGGATGAATCTCGCGCAACATAGAATTCTTTTCCCGAACAACGGGGGAGAAGGAGAGACCATGCTGCATGCAGACGCGGTCGCGGTGCCGGCACATGCAGACGCGTGCGCAGCGACTAGGGGATCATCGCGGCAACAACGCGAGACCACCAACCGATCCGCAGGCTAGACGTGCGTAGGAATCGAGACACAGATCGATCGTCGTGCGCGCGCGGGCGATCGatccagcagcagcggcggcgatgTCGGACGACGAGGACTGCCGGACGACGGCGGCGCTGCTGGCGTCGACGTCGTCTAACCACCGGGCGGTGCTGCTCCACGGCAGCCTGGACATCTGGATCGACGAGGCGTGCAACCTCCCCAACAAGGACATCCTGTCCAACACCATGGGCGGCCTCCTCAAGAGCTGCACCTCCGACCCCGGCGTCAAGTCCACCAGCGACCCCTACGTCACCGTGCTGGTCGGCTCCGCCACGGTGGCGCGCACCCACGTGATCCAGGACGACGAGAACCCCAAGTGGCGGCAGCACTTCCTGGTGCCCGTGGCGCACgaggccgccgccgtgagcttcgtCGTCAAGGACAGCGACGTGATCGGGGCGGAGCTCATCGGCGCCGTGGCGGTCCCCGCCGAGTCCCTCCTGGCCGGCGACCGCGTGGACGGCGTGTACCCGGTGCTGGAGCCGTCCGGGAAGCCGTGCGCTCCGGGCGCGACGCTGCGGATGTCGGTGCAGTACGTGCCCGTGGCGAGGCTCACCATGTACAGCCACGGCGTGACGCCGGGCCCGGACTTCCCCGGCGTGCCCAACACCTACTTCCCGCTCCGGCGCGGCGGGCGGGTGACGCTGTACCAGGACGCGCACGTGCCCGGCGACGGGCAGTGCCTGCCGGAGATCCGGCTCGGGAACGGGGAGCTCTACCGGCACGGGCAGTGCTGGCACGACGTGTACGACGCCATGTCGCAGGCGAAGCATCTCATCTACATCACCGGGTGGTCGGTGTTCCACACGATCCACCTGGTGCGCGACGGCGACAAGGCGCGGCCGCTGGGTGATCTGCTCAAGAAGAAGTCGCAGGAGGGGGTCCGGGTGCTGCTGCTCGTCTGGGACGATCCCACGTCCAGAAGCGTCCTTGGCATCCAGATGGTAACTGAATTCAGATGTCGATTTAATTAAAATGCTGCAGAATCTACAATTTATATATGTTCATGTCATTTATCCGAATTCTGCTCAAATTTCATCGTTGGCTTTGATGAATTTGAATGAAGTGATAAGAATACTTTGCATATGTAAATTATGACATGCCATGGTCATATGTAGGAAGGTTACATGGGCACACGAGATGAGGAGACACGTAGATTTTTCAAGCATTCTTCGGTTCAGATACTGCTCTGCTCACGATCTGCCGGGAAAAGGCACAGCTGGGTTAAGCAAAAGGTTGTATTTCATTTCATCCGAGGAAATAAACTTACTTAGATATTATCTTTATGGGCAATGAGCTGATGATGGCAACCATTGGAAACCAGGAGACAGGAACCATTTTTACCCACCATCAGAAAACGGTGATCGTCGACGCCGATGCCGGCAATGGTAAACGGAAGATAGTCGCTTTCGTCGGAGGCCTTGATCTATGTGGTGGGAGATATGACACTCCAAGGCACAATCTGTTTCACACTCTTCACACAGTGCACAAGGAGGATTATTACAACCCAAACTTCGCGGTGAGAACTCCTGAATATGATCTGAACTCTGCTGGAGGTTTTCATGTATCAATTCTACATTTGATAGCCTAATGGGCCGCTTGTGTCGATGCAGGTAACTGATGAGCGTGGGCCGAGAGAACCATGGCATGATTTGCATTCCAAGATCGATGGCCCGGCAGCATTCGATGTCCTGAAGAACTTTGAGGAGCGTTGGTCAAAATCATCCAAGCGCCACGGGTCCAAGAAATTGTCGAAATCATGTAATGACACGTTGCTCTGGATCGAAAAGATATCCGAGATGGCAGCTATTGACGACGATGTATACTCCAATGACAATGACACAGAGAGATGGGATGTTCAGGTAAGATCTTCCATAGTATTCCAGAGTTTCCAACCAAAGTCGTCTGTCGAAACATTGAACAGTTTTACTTTGGATTGCAGATTTTCCGATCGATCGACTCGAACTCCGTCAAGGCTTTTCCAAAGGATCCACGAGAAGCAACCATTCAGGTAACTGAAATACAGTTTTCACCTGACCATAACTGTGTTGAGAGCTCCATTTGTTTTACCTGATAGACAACTTTTGCTTTCTTGACAGAATCTTGTTTGCGGGAAAAATGTACTAATCGATATGAGCATACACACAGCCTACGTTACTGCCATCCGAGCAGCCCAACACTTCATCTATATTGAAAATCAGTATTTCCTTGGCTCTTCATTTCAATGGGATTCACATAGAGATCTTGGTAAGCAAGGACTAGTGCAGTTTCTTTCAGTTGATCTTAATGGCATGCTAGGTTGTCTTGTTTAGTCTTTAGTGTCGACTTTGCTATCTCTTTGTTCTTGATGAACTAGTGCAGGTCACCAAATTAAAAAAAAACTGATACGTTAATTTCCCACATCATGCCAGCAACAAATATGCCCGGTACTTAAATTTCTGGCAGCCCCGGACTCTGAAATTCGTTTTCTTGCAGGCGCGAATAATTTAATACCGATCGAGGTAGCCCTGAAAATTGCTAACAAGATCTACGCGAACGAGAGATTTTCGGCGTACATAATAATTCCGATGTGGCCTGAAGGCAACCCAACCGGTGCTCCTACACAGAGAATTCTTTACTGGCAGGTAGGTTCTTTATCTCTCTCAATGTCTCTAAAGCATAGCAGCTTCTACTAACCTTCATTATGCTCTGTCAAGTTTGAAGTATAGCTGCTTCTATTCATATGTGTCGTCCTGGCCAATGCAGAAAAAAACGATGCAGATGATGTACGAGATAATCTACAAGGCACTGAAAGACACGGGACTGAATGGTTCATATGACCCACAGGACTACCTGAATTTCTTCTGCCTCGGCAACCGAGAAGCGGTGGAAAATGCCAACGCTTTCGCCGATGCATTTTCACCCACCAACCCTCAGGTGAGTGAGAATCAGGGATTGCAAGCAGCTGAAATTCTGTAGCAATGGCAGCACTACCAGGAGCCACTCTTTCTGAAAGATTACGCAGTAGCAGTACTCGATCAGACCTGTCTTTGTGATGGTTCAGGACCAAGCTAGGAAGAACAGGAGGTTCATGGTGTACGTGCACTCCAAGGGCATGATCGTGGACGACGAGTACGTGATCATCGGGTCGGCCAACATCAACCAGAGGTCCATGGAGGGGACGAGGGACACCGAGATCGCCATGGGCGCGTACCAGCCCCACTACACCTGGTCCAACATGTTCTCCGCTCCCCGCGGACAGGCAACCAGCCAGCCAACCAAATCCATTCCCTCACCTCATCATCATAAATCTACAACGACTGACGAACTGGAATGTCGCTGCAGATCTACGGGTACAGGATGTCGCTGTGGGCGGAGCACATCGGGGGCGTGGAGGCGAGCTTCGAGCGGCCGGACACGCTGGAGTGCGTGCGGCGGGTGCGGGGCATCGGGGACGCCAACTGGAAGCGGTTCGTGGCGGAGGAGGTGACCGAGATGCGGGGGCACCTCATCAGGTACCCCGTCGCCGTCGAGTGGAACGGCAAGGTCGGGCCGCTGCAGGGGTGCGCCGCCTTCCCGGACGTCGGCGGCAACATCTGCGGCTCCTTCTCCGGCATCCAGGAGAACCTCACCATATGATCTCTTCTACTAGTAGGGCACTAAGCATTCATAGACGCACGATTAACAAATTAGTGGTCCAGATGCAAAGAGAGAGACAACTCAGTCATATGTAGTGCTTCCCGCAGTTTTATGCTCTTTCTCCGGTAAAAAAAACGTATGTTCGCATGGGTTTCTTCACAATATTTTCACGCATGCTTGAGCAGTGTTTGCTGAGCTGAACATACTTCCAGGGAAAAAAAATGTTTTCAACACGTTTGTTTTTCTGTTTTGAAATACGCGATTTCAAACAAGTTCCACGGTTCATTTCCTTTGGCCGCGTTAAGTTTTCCAATAATATTTAGATATATTTCGCATGATTTTGTGAATGCTTGAGCATTTCGCCAAATTTGGTTAACATTTACACATTGCTTACAAAGCCGTTTCATTCGAGTTTCCATAAATGAAAATTTCAAAACATATTCCACATTGATCATGTATCGAAGAGCACGTCAAGACCAAGAGGATGGCAAAAACAGTTCCTGAATCGGACACACTTCAAAAAAAAGATCTTACTTCGGGTATTTTTTTTAAAGCATGGATCAAATAATCAGAGACCGAAATGGTAGACTGTGGGCAGTTTTTTTAAATAGCTCACATATGTAAGTGAAAAAATGTTTGAATCTAGATCAGCAAATCGAACGTCAAACAGTTTAGACCCGTCAGCATAGTTGTGcttccccaaaaatttaaccacacATGTGCTTCTGCATGAAGCACATTTGTGCTTCCTCGAAAGTGAAGCATACCGTGGAAGCACATGTTTTTCTAGGGGATGGGGAAGGACATGTTAGTTTACTTGAAAGCACAGGTTAGAATAGTTTGAAGGCAACATATTTGGTGAATCCTACCTAGTTCGTGTATCCGTGTAGCCGTTCCATTTCAGCCCCACGATCTTAATCCCGAGCATCACACGAGCCTAGGGACTAATTACGTTTAGCCGCCCGCTCTGTAATCTAACAACCATCTTAATTCACAGAAAACCCCCCAAAGCCTTTTAACCAAGAGTACCCCGACTGCTAGATGCTGCGATCCGGCTGACTAACATGTACTAGTGCAAAAGACCGTAGCAGTAAACTGTATCAATTTTTGCAGCATAATGAATGGAATGGCAGGTTCACATCAGAGGCTTTGGTTGAGCTTTTTCCTGTTAGTTTGCTTGGCATTTGGTAAAAAAAAAAAGAGTTCTCTTTGCTGTTGCCAAGAAGGCTAGTGACTTATTCAGTTATGCGTTAGTAAAACAGGTGACCATTTCAGTAAAGCTTTAAAGTACAGAAGTGGTCTGGGATGGCTATGCAGTTTTGGGATCAAAGCTATAAGCAAAGTTCACCATCATAAGTTTTCTAACACCTACAAACTTCATTGTGTGCTACTGGACAATGCAAGTCTGATAAAAAAAATAAGGAGGAAATAAACATGCAGTATTGCCACAGTACAAGTTTTAATACTAAAAATAAATTTAATCATGCTTGCATAGCTGATAAAAATGTCTGAAGTAGATAAATATGTTTGATATTCTGTAGCAATTTGACAAGCATTAAACTTCTCAGAAATCAAGTCAACTTTAATTTGACACGACGCAAATTCTCATCCATTACATAATACATCAGAGTGTGCATGATAATATAGATAAAATCATTCTTTGCTTGGACTGTATCAGGAGGCACCATTTGGCTGCATATCTTGCACAGTCACACTCCCTTTCCCTTTTTTGCTTGGACAATTACGACTATCATGAAATACCATTTGCTTTGCACGTCTTGCACAAGCGTGCAACCTTTGCCTTGCCTTCTCTGTCCTTATTTTTTTGACCCCCCTCCTTGATCTCCTTTCCTcgctttattcttttgcatctccCCACGGTACGAACATCAGTCGGCGGATGAATATGAACTTCAGTGGGAATATTGCAACCAATAAGAGCCTCATTTCCTCTTGCCTAGTGCTTTGGGTGGCTTCAGGGATCATTTGGCCCAAAGGCGCCGCAATGTTCATCACACTTGATGTTAAGAAGTCCAATGCTTCATCTTAATGTTTCGCCTTTTGAATAAGCTCTTCCATCTTATCTCGTACAACTGAAATCTTCTTTCTTGTGGCCGCATCAAATGAATCCATGGGCTTTTCTTCTAGTAGGTTCCCCTGTTCATCATAAACATTCTCCCTGCAAAACAAAAGAATGTTGCTAGTCATATGATTTTGGAATAACAATAAGAAATCGGTTGGCATGCATTATTATTTTTACCTTTTGCACCTTTTCTGCCATCTTTTCATAATGTAGTAGCTAGGAAGCTCATTTTGGTTTTCAATCCTCAAAACTTGGATAATATGGCGACATGGAATACCGAGTGACTCAAATAACTTGCACGAACAATTTGCTGTCATGCTTCCAATGTCATAGCAAACCTCCCTAATCTTACCAGACCGACCTCTCAGGGTCACATTTTTTACCCCCACACCTTGTGTAATATTCTGAACACAACAATGGTCTCTAGCAGCAATAACCTGTAGCTGAAATTTCTCGAACACCTCATATGTGAATACCTCACTACCTTGTTTCTCCATTGTCCATGGCGTAAATAGTTGCAGGGTGGTATGTATGCTTCTGTTGTCTGCCATTAATTCTTCCTCACGTTGGCATTCCAAAGCTGTGTCAAACCTAAGCCAAAACTCAACAAAAGCGAGCCTTCGATGAATGAAGCGGTTAAAAAAGGAATTTGCACTTTCTGATCTTGAAGTGGTTCGGAGAATGCTGGCTAGAGGTATATCCATAAAGTACGCCGGTATCCATTTATCTTGAATGCTAAACCTTTTACTCAACCACTCATTTTCCTCCAACCCAAAATCTGTAATGATGGAATTCCATTGTGACTGTTGAAGTTTCCGAACCCCAAACACATGAGTTCAATCTCGTCCAAAATTGAGAATCTTCTCTAATCACAGGTCCAACTTTTTCAGGAACCTTTTCCATTATATGCCACATGCACAACCTATGAACGATGGTTGGAAGAACTTCGTCAATACCATTCTTGATGCTAGTGGCTTCATCGGTTATGATGAGTCTAGGTGCTATCCCTCCCATTGCTCTTAAGAAGGTCTCAAATAACCAAATGTATGACTCATCCTTCTCATTTGATAAGAATGCAGCAGCAAAAAATACACTTTGTAAGTGATGATTAACCCCGGTAAATGATGCGAATATCATGTTGTACTGATTAGTGGTGTATGTAGAATCAAAGGATATGACATCACCAAAGTGACTATCACTACTGGAATTCTTTTGTATGCCGGGTGCCACGGACACTCGGCAAAGGGCCGAAAACCGGCGGCAAATCCTTTGCTGAGTGTCACCCTCGGCAAAAGCCGCCCGGCGTACACCTCTCCGGCAAACAGGAATTTACCGAGAGCCAGAACACGGGCACTCGACAAAGACTTTGCCGAGAGCTAAACAGTACAGCTCGACAAAATAAAGTAGCTAATGGATAACAGATGGGTTCGGCGGTTGCCACGTTGGCCAACTTTGCCGAGAGCCCCACTCAGCAAAGAGAGCCAGTAGCAGGTTGACTCGTGTCagctcctgacatgtgggaccaggagAACAGGCCGAGGGCCAACTTTGCTGAGAGCCCCACTCGGCAAAGAGAGCCAGTAGCAGGTCgacacgtgtcagctcctgacatgtgggaccaggtgAACAGGCTGAGGGCCAACTTTGCCGAGAGCCCCTCTCGGCAAAGAGAGTGAATAGGAGGTCGACACGTGTTagctcctgacatgtgggaccaggtgAACAGGCCGAGGGCCAACTTTGCCGAGAGCCCCTCTCGGCAAAGAGCGCGAATAGGAGGtcaacacgtgtcagctcctggcATGTGGGACCAGTTGAACAGGCCAAGGGCCAACTTTGCTGAGAGCCCCTCTCAGCAAAGAGAGCGAATAGGAGGTCgacacgtgtcagctcctgacatgtgggaccagttgAACAGGCCGAGGGCCAACTTTGCCGAGAGCCCCTCTCAGCAAAGAGAGCGAATAGGAGGCTCACACGCGTCATCTCCTGACCCGTGGGACCGAGAGAACAGGCCGAGGGCCAACTTTGCCAAGAGCCACCGTCGGCAAACTCTATCTGTGCCGAGTGCAGCCCTCGGTAAGCGAATAGGGGAAGGCCACGTCACTTGTCCTAAAAGCCATGTCCATACTTTGCCGAGCGCCACCGTCGGCAATCCTTTTAcctttaccgagaggcctctcgATAAAGTTCTCAGGAGCACTACAGGTTATTATCCTTTACCGAGAGGTCTCTCGGTAAAAGTGCCAGGTTCTACTGGTTGGTACAGTTTTACCGAGATGCCTCTCGGTAAAGGGTGCATGCTGGTCCAGTTTCATAGTCTTTACCGAGAGGCACCCTCGGTAATGGGTGCATGCTGGTCCAGTTTCACACCCTTTTTCATTTTTGTTTCTTTCCTGCAGGAAACATATACATCAGCAACATATAGTTAATCACACATAGAACATGTCACATATAGGCATCATTGAACAAAAAAAGCAATGATTCTGAATACCATTCCACATAAAAGCAATAGTGCCTAAAATATGAAATAGTAGTCAAGACACTCGAGTACCACAAGTTTACAAGTCTCAAGATGCAAGAGTTCTCAAGCACATACCAGGAACAGTTTCAAACAGAACATAACATGAAGTTCACGCGATTTTGGAGATCAGAGTGATAACATCAACATTAGAAGGCGTCATTCCGTTTGCTGCCCCAACTCCACCAACTTGAGGTGGAACTACCGGAACATTGTTCGACCCTTGTGTTGGGTTGAGCTGTGATGGATTGACCCAATAGTGAGATGAATGCATATGGTAATGCCGAAAATGGTGATAGAAATAGCTTGAACGAAACTCACAATGTTCCACTCTGGCGTCGGTGGCATCTCTGGCACTGGTTGGCCTTGCATGGAATAAAGATTGGACACCATATGTTGTAAAGACTTCActagatcatcttgtgccttcggcttggcCCGGTTTTCATCTCGTTCTTTCTCGGTGTCAATCAGTCGAGTCTACAATATGGTAATGCAAATGTCATTCATGTTGAAATGCAAATATGCAGGACCATGAAGGATCAATGAAGAAGCACTGGCCTGAATATCCCAATAATGCTCACGGAATGTGGTATGTGACGCTCTACGGTAGGAGTAGAGCCAATACTCATAGCATGGAATGTGTTGACTCTCGGAAGGGAGGAGGTTATGACAGAATCAAGGTGAACCGCCATCGGGCCATTCGGTCTACCTCCTGCCACGGTAATGGCCACAAGAGGGTCAAACGGTAGCATGTGAGGATCAGCGTCAGGCCCATACGTCTCCTTCAATTTTTTGGTGTAGTTCTCTCCATCTGACCGGGCTTTAGAGCTGATCCAGTCCCTCTCCGGGTGGAGAGGATCCTTGTCCTTGTCGTCTTTGGTACGTTTGATGGCCCATGCCTCAAAGTAAGTGATATCCTTGCCAGTGTCTTCTTTCTGTAAAAGAAAGCGATCCAAACAATCA
It encodes:
- the LOC119298455 gene encoding phospholipase D beta 1-like, whose translation is MSDDEDCRTTAALLASTSSNHRAVLLHGSLDIWIDEACNLPNKDILSNTMGGLLKSCTSDPGVKSTSDPYVTVLVGSATVARTHVIQDDENPKWRQHFLVPVAHEAAAVSFVVKDSDVIGAELIGAVAVPAESLLAGDRVDGVYPVLEPSGKPCAPGATLRMSVQYVPVARLTMYSHGVTPGPDFPGVPNTYFPLRRGGRVTLYQDAHVPGDGQCLPEIRLGNGELYRHGQCWHDVYDAMSQAKHLIYITGWSVFHTIHLVRDGDKARPLGDLLKKKSQEGVRVLLLVWDDPTSRSVLGIQMEGYMGTRDEETRRFFKHSSVQILLCSRSAGKRHSWVKQKETGTIFTHHQKTVIVDADAGNGKRKIVAFVGGLDLCGGRYDTPRHNLFHTLHTVHKEDYYNPNFAVTDERGPREPWHDLHSKIDGPAAFDVLKNFEERWSKSSKRHGSKKLSKSCNDTLLWIEKISEMAAIDDDVYSNDNDTERWDVQIFRSIDSNSVKAFPKDPREATIQNLVCGKNVLIDMSIHTAYVTAIRAAQHFIYIENQYFLGSSFQWDSHRDLGANNLIPIEVALKIANKIYANERFSAYIIIPMWPEGNPTGAPTQRILYWQKKTMQMMYEIIYKALKDTGLNGSYDPQDYLNFFCLGNREAVENANAFADAFSPTNPQDQARKNRRFMVYVHSKGMIVDDEYVIIGSANINQRSMEGTRDTEIAMGAYQPHYTWSNMFSAPRGQIYGYRMSLWAEHIGGVEASFERPDTLECVRRVRGIGDANWKRFVAEEVTEMRGHLIRYPVAVEWNGKVGPLQGCAAFPDVGGNICGSFSGIQENLTI